CTGCTCTGCTTCGTGGTTCCAGCGCTGGGCTACGCCGCCTTCCGCCTGGCCTGCTGGAGGCGCCGCGAGGGGCCAGGGCCGAATGGAAAGCGCTCGCGCACCTTCTTTCGACGTCCTTCGGCGCCTTCCATCCTCTTCCTGGTGGGGCTGGCATTGTGTCCAGGCCTGATGCGCACCCTTCGAGGCCAGGACGAGGATGAGGACGCCAAGCAAGATCCGCCCTTGCCGGAGATCCACGATACGGTGACCGTCAACGCCCGTCCGGCTCAGCTACCCGGGTCGGCGGTGAGCGTCATCGAAGCCGCTCAGATCGATGCCTCGGGAGCCCGCACGGTGGCGGAGGTGCTGAAGACCGTAGCGGGAGTGCACGTCTTGTCCAACGGCAGCCGCGGCGGCACCTCGGTGGCTTACGTGCGGGGAGGCGATCCCAATTTCACCCTGGTCTATCTGGACGGGGTGCCGCTCAACGATTCCACCGACCAGATCGGAGGCATTTACAACCTGGAGGGCATCCCGGCCTCGGCCATCGGACGCATCGAGGTGGTGCGCGGACCGCTTTCCAGCTATTTCGGATCGCAGGCGCTTTCCGGCGTCATCTACCTCACCACCCGCCGGGGAAGCGACCTGGTTGCACAACCCGACCCCAAGGACGGCCAGACCACCCGGCCCGTCCACCGCGGCGCACCGTCCTGGGCTGCCGAGATCGAGGGCGGAAACGCTTCCCTGCTGCGCGCCCAGGCCTCACTAGGCGGATTTTCGGGACACTTCGACTACTTTTTGGACCTGCTGGGAGAAGGTGAAGAAGGACGCATCGCCGAGGACGACTACCAATCCGTCAACCTGCAAGCCGGCCTGGGCTGGCAGGGCCTGAGCAACTCGCTGCGCCTCAACGCCCGCGGATCGGTGTGGGAGGCCGACGACTACAGCGACGGATCGGGCGGACCCCTCTTCGGTTCGGGCCAAGTCCGCCATTCAGAAAACCAGGAATGGAGCCTGGCCGCCGACCTGCGCATGGACGCCGGCGGACGCTTTGAGCACAACCTGGCGGGCGGCATCTACCGGCACCGCCTGGAGCGCTTCACCCCCGCCATCGGATTCGCCGTACCTCCCACCGACGAAGACACCACCTACATCCGCGCCCGCGCCGGCTGGCGTGGCGATCTGCGTCTCGACGAGCACTTCGATCTCTCCTTGGGCGCCGAGGTCGACCACGAGGACGCAGAGGCCGAGACCTTCCTGCTGCTGCCTCCCCAATTCGGCGGACGCATCGACGGCTCTTACCGCGACCAGCGCACCACCGGCGGCGGATATGCCTCTCTGCGCTTCCACCGCGGCCCCCTGCAAGTGGAAGGCGGAGCACGCATCGACAAGCCCGGCGGCTTCGAGGCCGTCTTCTCGCCCCGCGCCTCCTTCAGCTACCGCCTGGGATCGGAAACCACACGCCTGCGCGGCTCGATTGGCAGAGCCTTCAAGCTGCCCAGCTTTTTCGCCCTTTCCAGCCCCGACGCCCTGGGCGGCAATCCCGATCTGCTGGAAGAACGCAGTTGGGGCGGCGACCTGGGATTCGACCGCCTCTTTCCGCGGGCTTCGCTGCTGGTGGGAGGCGCTTACTTCCACAACCGCTTCCGAAACCTCATCGATTTCGATTTCGACCGGTTCCTTCACGTCAACCGCTCGCGGGTGCGCACCCAGGGGGTGGAGGTCTTCGCCCAGTGGACGCCCGATCCGCGCTGGACGCTGCGCGCCGACGCCACCTTTACCGAAAGCGAAGACCTGGGCAGTCCCGCGCCGCTGCTTCATCGCCCCGGCCAGACCGGCGGAATCTCGCTCGACCTGACACCGCACCCCCGCCTCAGCCTCTTCCTGCAGGGACGTTGGGTGGGAGCCAGCTTCGACCGTCAAATCCCCGTCCCCCAACGTGACCGCGTGGACGCCTACGGCGTGGTGAACTTCTCCGCCACCTGGCGCTTTTCCCGCCGCCTGCGCCTGCGGGCACACCTTGAAAACCTCACCGACAGCGACTACCAAACCTTCATCGGATTTCCTTCTCCCGGCCTCTCCGCCCGCTTTTCCCTGGCCTTCGGCCCTCCATAGACAGAATTCGACACTCGAATTCCGAAATTCGAACTTCCCCTGGGTGGTCAGCGAGCAACGATTCGTCTATAACACTGAGGATGCGCTTTTTCTCCTCCAAACTCACCCCTCGGCAGCGCCTGGTCTACGGGGGAGCCGCGGCTTTTTTCCTGTTGGCCTTTTTGGCCATGCTGTGGCCCATCTATCCCAGCTTCAGCCGCATCGAGCCGCGCCTGCTGGGAATGCCTTTCTCGCTGGTCTACCTGGTGTCCTGGCTGCTGGCCTGCTTCTTTCTCATCCTGGCCATCTACCTGTGGGAGTCGAGAAAGGGAGAGTTCGACGATGAGTAGCTGGGTTATCGTCTTTCTGGTCACCGTCGGCTACCTGGGGGCATCCCTTGTGGTCGGTCTCTACTCGGGACGCAAGGCTTCGGAGAGCACCGAAGGCTATGTGGCGGGCGACCGTTCGCTGGGCTTCCTGGTGCTCTACTTCGTGATGGGAGCTTCCATCTTCAGCGCCTTCGCCTTTTTGGGTGCGCCGGGATGGGCCTACTCGCGGGGGGCGGCCGTCTTCTACATCCTCTCCTACGGCACCGTGGGGCTGCTGCCCTGGTACTTCTTCGGCCCCCGCATCGCCCGGCTGGGACGCCGCTTCGGATACGTCACCCAGGCCCAGCTCTTCGCCCACCGCTTCCAGAGTCCGCTGCTTTCGGCGGTGCTGGCCGTCATCAGCCTGATCGCCTTTCTGCCCTATCTGACTTTGCAGATGCAGGGGGCCGGATACGTATTCAACGTGGTCACCGAAGGACGCATTCCCGAGTGGCTCGGGGCCGCCATCGCCTATGGAGTGGTGCTCATCTACGTCTTTCATTCGGGCGTGATGGGAGTGGGTTGGACCAACACCTTCCAGGGCATCTTCATGTTGATTCTGGCCTGGGTGCTGGGGCTCTACCTGCCCTACAAGCTCTACGGCGGCATCGGTCCCATGTTCGATCAGATCGCCCAAGCCCGCCCCGAAATGCTTACGCCGCCCGGCTTGGACGGCGCAGGCGACCTGTGGACCTGGGGAGGCTATTCCAGCGCCATCGCCATCTCAGCCATCGGATTCAGCCTCTGGCCCCACTACTTCATGAAGATCTACACGGCCAGGAACAACCGCACCCTCAAGCAGACCATCGTCTTCTATCCCACCTTCCAGATCTTCCTGGTGCCCATCATGTTCATCGGCTTCTCGGCCATCCTGAGCTTTCCGGGAGTCAGCCCCGCCGACAGCATCCTGCCCACGGTCCTGATGTCGATGGAACTTCCCGCCCTGGTCATCGGCCTTTTCTGCGCCGGAGCGCTGGCGGCTTCCATGTCCAGCGGCGATGCCATCGTGCACGCCGCCGGCTCCATCCTGGTGCGCGACCTCTACCGCGTGGCCAAGCCCGACCTGAGTCCTCAGCGCGAGATCTTTCTCATCCGCATACTGGTGGTGGCGATCGGCGCCGTGGCCTACATCTTCGCGGTGGGGACCGAGCTGTCGCTGGTCTTCCTGCTGCTGCTCTCCTACGGATTCATCGCCCAGATCTTCCCCGTGCTGCTGGCCACCTTCTTCTTTCCCGGCGCCACCCGGGCGGGCGTCCTCAGCGGACTCTTCGCAGGCTTCGCCGTGGTGCTGCTCTTCAACCTGGTCCCCGGCCTGCAATGGCAGAACATCCATCCGGGACTGTGGGGCCTGGCCGCCAACGCGCTGACGCTGCTCGCCGTCTCTCCTCTCACTCAGCCGCTGGAAAGGAACCACGTCGACCAGTTCGTCGTCGAGTAACCGCGGGTGCCGGTCAGGCCCGGCTCTTGGAGGTCTTTTTCTGCAGTTCGGGTTCGGCGCAGGGGACCTGGAAGACCTTGCCGTCCTTGAGGCGGTACGCGGTCATTTCGTTGCCCCATACGCAGCCGCTCTCCAGGGCCCTGATGCGCTTGCCGATGTGCAGGCCCAGTGCCGCCCAGTGACCGAAGAAGATGGTGTGGCGGGCGCTGGCGCGTCCCGGTACCTGGTACCAGGGAATGCAGCCGCGGGGTGCCTTCTTGGGCGGTCCGCCGTAGCCCAGGCAGAGGTGGCCGGTGGTCGTGCAGGTGCGGATGCGGGTGAAGACTTGCAGGATGGCGTTGATGCGGTCGGGACCGGCGAGGCTCTCCTTCCACTGGCTGACGGGACGCCCGTCGAGGCGCTCCAACACGGCCCGGTAGTGGCGTCCGCTGAGGGCCGATTCTCCTTCGTGAGCCAGGTCCTCGGCCCGTTCGATGTCCCAATCCGGGGCAAGCCCTGCATGCACCAGCACTTTCTTGCCCTTGCGGTGGAGCAGAGGACGGTGGCGCAGCCAGTCCAGCAACTCGTGGCGGTCCTCGGCCTCTAAAATGTCGTCCAGCGTGTCGCCCTCGCGGCTCTTGCGCAGCCCTTCGGCCACCGCCAGCAGGTGCAGATCGTGATTGCCCAGAACGGTCACCAGGCGACCTTTGTTGCTGAGTTGATAGGCCCAGCGGAGGGCATCAAGCGATCCCGGGCCGCGGTTGACGATGTCGCCCACCAGCCAGATGCGGTCCTTGGATGGCCGGAAGCCGACCTCCTTGAGCAGAAGGCGCAGCGTCTTGTAGCAACCCTGAATGTCGCCGATCACATAGGTGGCCATGAACCAGCCAAGGTGTAAACGCAAGCCCCCGATGCTGTCAAGTGGTCAACTCGCAAATATCCATCACCCCTTCTGGCCCTTTAGAGGCGCTTGCGCTGGACGTCGTCGGGCAGCTTCAGGTCGAAGCGGTTCTTGTCGATCTTGGGATTGATCTCCAGGTCGGTGAAGTCCATCTGCTGGTAGTCGCCGATGCTCTGGTGGATGGTTTGGCGCAGAGGCATCCAGTGCTGGGGCGAAAGGTAGAAGACCAGCTTTGAAAAGTCGCGGGCCGCTTGCGGGTCGCGGGGGATGAGCTGCAGGACGTAGGTGTTCTGGCCCCGGATCTCTTCACGCCCCGTCAGTTCCACCTGATAGTTGCCTTCCAGCGTTTCGCGGTCGGTCAACAGGGCGAAAAAGAGGTTGCCCACTCCGTGCTGCTTTTGGCCTCCGCCCTTGAGGCTGTAGAGGACGGCCTGCTTGATGCGGGGCTGGTAGTAGACGGCTTCTTGACCGTCCACCACCAGGACATTGGTGTGCGGCTCCTCGATTTGACGGCGGAAATAGGTCTTTCCAGAGTCCTTGAGGAGCCAGATCTCGCCCTTCTCGGGACGGTCGAATTCCGTCAGCAGCTTGATCCAGTTCTTGATCTCGATTCCCGAATGCAGTGACTTGACCTTGTGCGAGCGCTCGTCCAGGCGCTGCAAGACCTGATCGAGGGTCAAATCGTCCTCTTGAGGGGCCGTTTCAGCCGCCAACACTACCGACAGGAGGAAGAAGAGAATCGAAAACAGTGCGGTCCAACGCTTCATATCCGTACCTCAAGACTCTAGGACGCGGCCGGGATCGAATCGGAGCAAGAATTCTTGGGGTGAAGGCGCGCCGCGGTTCTCAGCGGGTCCGCTGAGGACCTAGCCCATCCTCGTCCGGCTTCTCCGGGACTTCCTCCGCGGGCTCGGGCCTGGCGCTGCGGGATGAGGGGGGAGCGCTCTCCTCCACGGGCGCCGCCGGGTCCTGTCCGCCATCGCGAAAAATCGATCCGTCAAAGACCCCCATGGGCGTAAGGAAGATGAAGGCGAGAATGGCCAGCACCATGAGGTCGTACTGCAACGTGCCTCGCTCATACGTCCAAAACAGGACCCGGATGATGCCTTTCCACATGGCTTAGAGTAGTTTCTGCTCCATGGCGTAGAAGAGGTTCTGCACCCGGCTCAGGAGCTTGCCGTCGCGCATCTCCAGGATGCGGCCGGCGCTGGCGGCGGCCTCGTGATCGTGGGTGATCATGAGGATGGTCTGCTTGTATTCCTGATTGAGGTGCTTGAGCATCTCCAGCACCATGCGCGAATTGCCCGAATCGAGATTGCCCGTAGGCTCGTCGGCCAGCAGCAGGGCGGGGCGGTTGATGATGGCGCGGGCTATGGCGACGCGCTGTTGCTCGCCGCCCGACAACTCCGAGGGCTTGTGGTGCATCTTGTCTTCCAGCCCCAACATGCGAAGCAGCTCGTTGGCCTTGCCGATGTCGAAGTGGTTGTTGTGCAGGCGCGACGCCAACTCGATGTTGTCGCGGGCGGTCAGGGTGGGAAGCAGGTTGAAGCGCTGAAAGACGAATCCGATCTTGTCCCGGCGCACCCGCGTGCGTTCGCCGTCTTTGGCCTGAGCCATGTCGAATCCGTCGATGAGGACGCGTCCCGAACTGGGTCTGAGCAGTCCGCCGATGATGTGCAGCAGGGTCGATTTGCCGCACCCGCTGGGGCCCATGATGGCCACGAATTCCCCGGCCTTGACCCTAAAGCCGACGCCTCTCAGAGCCGTCGACTCCAGTTTTCCGCTCTGGTAGACCATGTGCAGGTCTTCTACTTTCAGCAGCTCTTGCTTCTTCACAATGTCCAGCTTTTTACTCATAGCCTAGAGCTCTTACGGGATCCAGGCGGGCCGCCTTGATGGCGGGATAGATGGAACCGATGGTTCCCCCCAACACGGCCATGACCGGAGCGCCCAAGCGCCATGCCAGCGGAGTCTCCACCGGCAGTGTGGGAAAAGCCTGGCCCACCAAGTAAAGTCCCACCACGTTTAGAATGAACCCCAAGCCCACGCCGATGATGCAAATCAGCAGCGATTCCTTGAGGATAAGTTGCACGATATACCCCTTGGAGGCCCCCAATGAGCGCAAGATCCCGATTTCCCGGGTGCGTTCGGTTATGGTCGAATACATCGACAGCAGGATGACCAGAAAGCTGACCACCACGGCGATGGAAGTGATGGCCATCATAAAGGGCCTCACCGCCGGGGTGTTTTCAACCCAGATCTCCTGAAGCTCGGCACTCCGGGTAATTGTAAAGCCCTCGAAGCGCTCCATCAACCGCTCTTCCACGGTCTCCAGGGGCAGGCCCTGCTGGCCGCGTATGAAAAAGACCGAGCACTTGCCGGGCGAGCCGTTGAGTTCCTGTGCGGTCTCCAGCGGAATCATAACCCGCACGGCCGTCCCCGCCCGGTAAATGCCCACGATGCGGAATTCATGAGCCATCAGCTCGTGCATGTCGCCCATGCTGACATTGTTGTGCTCGGCGTAAATGGTGTCGACCACCGCCTCGTAGGGATCGCGGAACATGCGCCCCTGCACGAATTCCATGGAAGGACTGAACTCCACGAATTCGCGCTGCATGCCGAAGATCTGCTTAAAGCGGTCGCTCATGACCAAAACGGGCGAAACGCCGGCAACGCCTTCCACCTCTTTGGCCAGGCGCAGCAGGCGTTCGTCCAGAGCCGCCGAACTGATGGCCAGAATGTGGGAAG
The genomic region above belongs to Acidobacteriota bacterium and contains:
- a CDS encoding FtsX-like permease family protein; its protein translation is MLKLISANLRERPTRTIVSVLAVALGVALVLISVGLANGQLTEHAKRLQRVGADLLLQPPNSSHILAISSAALDERLLRLAKEVEGVAGVSPVLVMSDRFKQIFGMQREFVEFSPSMEFVQGRMFRDPYEAVVDTIYAEHNNVSMGDMHELMAHEFRIVGIYRAGTAVRVMIPLETAQELNGSPGKCSVFFIRGQQGLPLETVEERLMERFEGFTITRSAELQEIWVENTPAVRPFMMAITSIAVVVSFLVILLSMYSTITERTREIGILRSLGASKGYIVQLILKESLLICIIGVGLGFILNVVGLYLVGQAFPTLPVETPLAWRLGAPVMAVLGGTIGSIYPAIKAARLDPVRALGYE
- a CDS encoding sodium:solute symporter family protein gives rise to the protein MSSWVIVFLVTVGYLGASLVVGLYSGRKASESTEGYVAGDRSLGFLVLYFVMGASIFSAFAFLGAPGWAYSRGAAVFYILSYGTVGLLPWYFFGPRIARLGRRFGYVTQAQLFAHRFQSPLLSAVLAVISLIAFLPYLTLQMQGAGYVFNVVTEGRIPEWLGAAIAYGVVLIYVFHSGVMGVGWTNTFQGIFMLILAWVLGLYLPYKLYGGIGPMFDQIAQARPEMLTPPGLDGAGDLWTWGGYSSAIAISAIGFSLWPHYFMKIYTARNNRTLKQTIVFYPTFQIFLVPIMFIGFSAILSFPGVSPADSILPTVLMSMELPALVIGLFCAGALAASMSSGDAIVHAAGSILVRDLYRVAKPDLSPQREIFLIRILVVAIGAVAYIFAVGTELSLVFLLLLSYGFIAQIFPVLLATFFFPGATRAGVLSGLFAGFAVVLLFNLVPGLQWQNIHPGLWGLAANALTLLAVSPLTQPLERNHVDQFVVE
- a CDS encoding symmetrical bis(5'-nucleosyl)-tetraphosphatase, with the protein product MRLHLGWFMATYVIGDIQGCYKTLRLLLKEVGFRPSKDRIWLVGDIVNRGPGSLDALRWAYQLSNKGRLVTVLGNHDLHLLAVAEGLRKSREGDTLDDILEAEDRHELLDWLRHRPLLHRKGKKVLVHAGLAPDWDIERAEDLAHEGESALSGRHYRAVLERLDGRPVSQWKESLAGPDRINAILQVFTRIRTCTTTGHLCLGYGGPPKKAPRGCIPWYQVPGRASARHTIFFGHWAALGLHIGKRIRALESGCVWGNEMTAYRLKDGKVFQVPCAEPELQKKTSKSRA
- a CDS encoding TonB-dependent receptor; this translates as MRRLAWIGLSLFLFFSLTFLLFQAGGWMAEENLARWLRDALDEKGLRGLAGPVISLLLLVDLALPIPSSVVMTLAGYFQGMWLGFVFNFLGAMGAALSGFWICRRFGQEGFEAVIGSQESVRVEEFFRRYGAWAIVLSRSVPMLTEVVSCLAGLSRMSYRRFTALTSLGTLPICLIYSWAGDAAGGEVPILWLVLLCFVVPALGYAAFRLACWRRREGPGPNGKRSRTFFRRPSAPSILFLVGLALCPGLMRTLRGQDEDEDAKQDPPLPEIHDTVTVNARPAQLPGSAVSVIEAAQIDASGARTVAEVLKTVAGVHVLSNGSRGGTSVAYVRGGDPNFTLVYLDGVPLNDSTDQIGGIYNLEGIPASAIGRIEVVRGPLSSYFGSQALSGVIYLTTRRGSDLVAQPDPKDGQTTRPVHRGAPSWAAEIEGGNASLLRAQASLGGFSGHFDYFLDLLGEGEEGRIAEDDYQSVNLQAGLGWQGLSNSLRLNARGSVWEADDYSDGSGGPLFGSGQVRHSENQEWSLAADLRMDAGGRFEHNLAGGIYRHRLERFTPAIGFAVPPTDEDTTYIRARAGWRGDLRLDEHFDLSLGAEVDHEDAEAETFLLLPPQFGGRIDGSYRDQRTTGGGYASLRFHRGPLQVEGGARIDKPGGFEAVFSPRASFSYRLGSETTRLRGSIGRAFKLPSFFALSSPDALGGNPDLLEERSWGGDLGFDRLFPRASLLVGGAYFHNRFRNLIDFDFDRFLHVNRSRVRTQGVEVFAQWTPDPRWTLRADATFTESEDLGSPAPLLHRPGQTGGISLDLTPHPRLSLFLQGRWVGASFDRQIPVPQRDRVDAYGVVNFSATWRFSRRLRLRAHLENLTDSDYQTFIGFPSPGLSARFSLAFGPP
- a CDS encoding outer membrane lipoprotein carrier protein LolA, giving the protein MKRWTALFSILFFLLSVVLAAETAPQEDDLTLDQVLQRLDERSHKVKSLHSGIEIKNWIKLLTEFDRPEKGEIWLLKDSGKTYFRRQIEEPHTNVLVVDGQEAVYYQPRIKQAVLYSLKGGGQKQHGVGNLFFALLTDRETLEGNYQVELTGREEIRGQNTYVLQLIPRDPQAARDFSKLVFYLSPQHWMPLRQTIHQSIGDYQQMDFTDLEINPKIDKNRFDLKLPDDVQRKRL
- a CDS encoding DUF3311 domain-containing protein, which codes for MRFFSSKLTPRQRLVYGGAAAFFLLAFLAMLWPIYPSFSRIEPRLLGMPFSLVYLVSWLLACFFLILAIYLWESRKGEFDDE
- a CDS encoding ABC transporter ATP-binding protein — translated: MSKKLDIVKKQELLKVEDLHMVYQSGKLESTALRGVGFRVKAGEFVAIMGPSGCGKSTLLHIIGGLLRPSSGRVLIDGFDMAQAKDGERTRVRRDKIGFVFQRFNLLPTLTARDNIELASRLHNNHFDIGKANELLRMLGLEDKMHHKPSELSGGEQQRVAIARAIINRPALLLADEPTGNLDSGNSRMVLEMLKHLNQEYKQTILMITHDHEAAASAGRILEMRDGKLLSRVQNLFYAMEQKLL